One Megamonas hypermegale genomic window carries:
- a CDS encoding ABC transporter permease, with translation MKRYVAQRLLQLIPILLGVTILSFGLIHVVAGDTVDIMETNRGTALSAETKAKLRAELNLDKPFVVQYGIWLKNTLSGDMGKSFVSGKPVFSIFIEKLPATIILTIASIICTIIISFPLGFISAVNHNKWSDYLIRFFSFVGNSLPGFLVALLLIYVFSLQLNLLPIINSSINLHSLIMPVMTLTIAMSAKYIRQIRSIVLEELQKDYVIAAKARGISEKTILLTDVFKVTLLSFITLISLSIGSLLGGTAIIESIFMWDGVGKLAVDAILMRDYPVILAYVVWLAIIYVIFNLIADILYHYLDPRIRLGLKE, from the coding sequence ATGAAAAGATACGTTGCACAGCGTTTATTACAGTTAATTCCAATACTCTTAGGCGTAACGATTTTATCTTTTGGTTTAATTCATGTAGTAGCAGGTGATACAGTCGATATAATGGAAACCAATCGTGGCACAGCATTATCTGCTGAAACGAAAGCAAAGTTGCGAGCTGAACTCAATTTAGATAAACCGTTCGTTGTGCAATACGGTATTTGGCTAAAAAATACATTATCTGGTGATATGGGTAAATCTTTTGTTTCGGGTAAACCAGTCTTTTCAATTTTTATAGAAAAACTGCCTGCTACAATAATTTTAACGATAGCTTCAATAATTTGTACGATAATAATATCTTTTCCTCTTGGTTTTATATCTGCTGTCAATCACAATAAATGGAGCGATTATCTAATTCGCTTCTTTAGCTTTGTCGGCAATTCCCTGCCCGGTTTTTTAGTAGCATTATTATTGATATACGTTTTTTCACTGCAATTAAATTTACTGCCAATAATAAATTCTTCTATCAACCTGCATAGCCTCATAATGCCAGTTATGACATTGACCATCGCTATGAGCGCAAAATACATCAGGCAAATTCGCTCTATTGTATTAGAAGAATTGCAAAAAGATTATGTTATAGCGGCAAAAGCTCGTGGTATCAGTGAAAAAACGATTTTGTTAACAGATGTTTTTAAAGTTACATTATTATCGTTTATAACATTGATTTCATTATCTATCGGTTCACTGTTGGGCGGAACAGCCATAATTGAATCCATTTTCATGTGGGACGGTGTCGGCAAATTAGCAGTTGATGCAATCTTAATGCGCGATTATCCAGTTATTTTAGCTTATGTAGTATGGCTTGCCATCATTTATGTAATTTTTAATTTGATTGCAGATATTTTATATCACTATTTAGACCCACGTATTCGATTGGGATTAAAGGAATAA